From Homalodisca vitripennis isolate AUS2020 chromosome 1, UT_GWSS_2.1, whole genome shotgun sequence, the proteins below share one genomic window:
- the LOC124353005 gene encoding elongation of very long chain fatty acids protein 4-like yields the protein MEGTMTSTRNFLNTTEETYNDEEKLLNSWLLVASPWPVAAILTGYLTFVLWLGPRLMASRKPYELKLPMMVYNLYQVIYNGCLVGWFFTHPTAISYIMQHGCHPLDPKENPLRTELHLASWCYLFAKIVDMIDTIFMILRKKNSHVTFLHLYHHTSMVAFSWLSVKYIQAEQGIVLGVLNSFVHVVMYTYYFLAGLGPEVQKFLWWKKYITKLQLTQFVFAIAFMVYLFYNNCSVSQIYNVIWVTNVGVIMALFVNFYIQTYIKKPSAKKTT from the exons ATGGAGGGAACAATGACTAGTACAAGGAATTTTTTGAATACTACTGAAGAGACATATAATGATGAAG AAAAACTTCTGAATTCTTGGCTACTGGTGGCCTCTCCATGGCCGGTGGCCGCTATCCTCACTGGCTACCTCACCTTCGTCCTGTGGCTCGGCCCACGTCTCATGGCCAGCAGGAAACCCTACGAATTGAAGCTGCCCATGATGGTCTATAACCTCTACCAGGTCATCTACAACGGGTGTCTGGTCGGCTGG tttttcacACATCCAACTGCAATATCATACATTATGCAACATGGATGCCATCCACTTGATCCAAAGGAAAATCCTTTGAGAACTGAG CTTCATCTAGCTTCCTGGTGCTACTTATTTGCCAAGATAGTTGACATGATCGATACA ATATTTATGATTCTAAGAAAGAAGAATTCCCACGTGACTTTCCTCCACCTGTACCACCACACTAGCATGGTTGCATTTTCCTGGCTCAGTGTAAAATACATACAAG CGGAGCAAGGAATCGTCCTGGGAGTGCTTAACTCCTTCGTTCATGTTGTCATGTACACCTACTATTTCCTGGCAGGACTTGGGCCAGAAGTCCAGAAGTTCCTTTGGTGGAAGAAATACATAACAAAGTTACAACTG ACGCAGTTTGTGTTCGCTATAGCTTTCATGGTGTACCTGTTCTACAACAACTGCTCAGTCTCCCAGATATACAATGTCATCTGGGTGACAAACGTAGGTGTTATCATGGCCTTGTTTGTCAACTTTTATATACAGACGTACATCAAGAAGCCTAGTGCTAAGAAGACTACGTGA
- the LOC124353006 gene encoding elongation of very long chain fatty acids protein AAEL008004-like: MSNCTNDFCRLYPHLFNESSRYTEHELKVDEWAFMGSPYPVLGLVGAYLYFVLSLGPRYMATQKPYEIRNLMMAYNIFQVVYNARIFLQLFMVEGALWYLSNHTCHPMPATINPLKYVFFSNSWYYFISKITDLLDTVFFVVRRKQSHVTFLHVYHHTVMVLSTWIFLKYVRGEQVVAVGLVNSFVHVCMYSYYFLSSLGPSVQAYLWWKPYITRLQLAQFVFVVTFLLSLMFRDCDIPQFFVTYMTLNAIVFLYLFTKFYINAYTKKKIT, translated from the exons AACTGAAGGTAGACGAATGGGCATTCATGGGCAGTCCGTACCCAGTACTAGGCCTGGTGGGTGCCTACCTTTATTTCGTCCTCAGTTTGGGCCCTCGCTACATGGCCACCCAGAAGCCGTATGAGATCCGAAACCTTATGATGGCTTACAACATATTCCAGGTCGTCTACAATGCCAGGATATTCCTTCAG TTGTTCATGGTGGAAGGAGCTCTATGGTACCTGTCTAATCATACGTGCCATCCGATGCCTGCCACGATCAACCCGCTTAAATACGTG TTCTTCTCCAATTCTTGGTATTATTTCATATCAAAGATCACTGACTTACTTGACACG GTGTTCTTCGTTGTAAGGCGGAAGCAGTCACACGTCACATTTCTGCATGTGTACCACCACACAGTCATGGTGCTATCGACTTggatatttctaaaatatgttaGAG GCGAACAAGTGGTTGCAGTTGGCCTAGTAAATTCATTCGTGCACGTGTGCATGTACAGTTACTACTTCCTGTCGTCCCTCGGCCCCTCAGTCCAGGCCTACTTGTGGTGGAAACCCTACATAACGAGACTTCAGCTT gCCCAGTTCGTGTTTGTGGTGACGTTTCTACTGAGCCTTATGTTCCGAGACTGTGACATTCCGCAGTTTTTCGTCACGTACATGACTCTCAACGCCATCGTCTTCCTCTATCTCTTTACTAAGTTCTACATCAATGCTTACACAAAGAAGAAAATTACATGA